In Camelina sativa cultivar DH55 chromosome 16, Cs, whole genome shotgun sequence, a single window of DNA contains:
- the LOC104752760 gene encoding F-box/FBD/LRR-repeat protein At5g56420-like, with protein sequence MICSSEYYRLPQSKMPWLLSKRWRFLWTLLTRLNFEDRLVVLVEDCKLSSDFIFAVLLLHKSPVVESFHLTRRSECSALQMESWVRFAVDRFVRDLKIDFEYVSDHCRIRLPSGLFRCETLESLELNRVILSEVPSRVSLPSLKTLRLIFLKYEDEESFIRLISSSPVLEDLDVKNSSKDNNGKTFTINVPSLRSLTVYDMMEDADTNDNVFEIHSHSLNHLDIFEECEECGNFNIIGDFPKVVEASLEIDSQGNILESVTFVKRLFLSLYYGAQYPIRTIFFQLVCLKFRRFSENWANLLVCMLQHSPILQILKFEDDHPGCWDPDKGCWIPPSCVPECLLYHLKTFDCKDIEGTPRQKEVAIYILKNARQLVTATVSQHVFEELENETRGSRACELTMG encoded by the exons ATGATATGCTCATCAGAATATTATCGTTTGCCCCAATCAAAGATGCCGTGGCTACTGTCGAAACGATGGCGGTTTCTGTGGACACTACTGACAAGGCTTAACTTTGAAGATAGATTGGTGGTATTGGTTGAGGATTGCAAATTGTCGTCGGATTTCATCTTTGCTGTTTTGCTATTACACAAGTCACCAGTTGTAGAAAGTTTTCATCTCACCAGACGTTCTGAATGTAGCGCTTTACAAATGGAATCATGGGTTAGATTTGCTGTTGATCGTTTTGTGCGTGATCTGAAGATAGATTTTGAGTATGTCAGTGATCATTGCCGAATAAGGTTACCGAGTGGACTGTTTAGATGTGAAACACTGGAGAGCTTGGAACTCAACAGGGTGATTCTTTCGGAAGTTCCTTCTCGGGTTAGCCTTCCATCCCTCAAGACGTTGCGTCTTATATTTCTGAAGTACGAAGATGAGGAATCTTTCATCAGGCTTATATCGAGTTCCcctgttcttgaagatttggaTGTAAAGAATTCTAGTAAGGACAATAATGGGAAGACTTTCACCATTAATGTGCCTTCCCTTCGGAGTTTAACCGTTTATGATATGATGGAAGACGCTGATACGAATgataatgtttttgaaatacattCTCATTCTTTGAACCACTTGGATATTTTTGAAGAGTGTGAAGAGTGTGGTAACTTTAATATCATCGGTGATTTTCCCAAGGTTGTGGAGGCAAGTCTTGAGATTGATAGCCAAGGGAATATTTTGGAATCTGTAACCTTTGTCAAACGTCTTTTTCTGTCCTTATACTATGGG GCTCAGTATCCTATTCGTACCATTTTCTTTCAGCTTGTATGTTTGAAGTTCCGCCGTTTTAGTGAGAACTGGGCgaatttgcttgtgtgtatgcTCCAACATTCCCCTATACTACAGATTCTCAAGTTTGAAGACGACCATCCG GGTTGCTGGGATCCTGACAAGGGTTGCTGGATTCCGCCGAGTTGTGTTCCTGAATGTTTGTTGTACCATCTCAAAACCTTTGACTGTAAAGACATTGAAGGAACACCAAGACAGAAAGAAGTTGCTATTTACATTTTGAAGAACGCAAGGCAATTAGTTACCGCTACTGTGAGCCAACATGTCTTTGAGGAATTGGAAAATGAAACCAGGGGTTCAAGAGCATGTGAGCTTACAATGGGCTGA
- the LOC104752761 gene encoding serine/threonine-protein kinase SRK2B → MDKYELVKDIGAGNFGVARLMRVKNSKDLVAMKYIERGPKIDENVAREIINHRSLRHPNIIRFKEVVLTPTHIAIAMEYAAGGELFERICTAGRFSEDEARYFFQQLISGVSYCHAMQICHRDLKLENTLLDGSPAPRLKICDFGYSKSSLLHSRPKSTVGTPAYIAPEVLSRREYDGKMADVWSCGVTLYVMLVGAYPFEDQQDPKNFKKTIQRIMAVQYKIPDYVHISQDCKHLLSRIFVANSIKRITIAEIKKHPWFLKNLPRELTETAQAAYFRKENPTFSLQSVEEIMKIVEEAKTPAPVSRSIGAFGWGGVDHAEGKEEDAEEEVEEVEEDDEDEEDEYDKTVKQVHASMGEVRVS, encoded by the exons GTTAAAGACATCGGTGCTGGTAATTTTGGAGTGGCTAGGCTCATGAGAGTCAAAAACTCCAAAGACCTCGTTGCTATGAAGTACATCGAGCGTGGCCCTAAG aTTGATGAGAACGTGGCGAGAGAGATTATTAATCATAGATCACTTCGTCATCCCAATATCATCCGCTTCAAGGAG GTGGTTTTGACACCAACGCATATCGCCATTGCTATGGAATATGCTGCTGGTGGTGAGCTATTTGAGCGTATATGTACCGCTGGAAGGTTTAGTGAGGATGAG GCAAGATACTTTTTCCAGCAGCTTATATCGGGAGTTAGCTATTGCCACGCTATG CAAATATGCCACAGAGATTTGAAGCTTGAAAATACCCTCTTGGATGGAAGTCCTGCTCCACGTCTTAAGATCTGTGATTTTGGTTACTCCAAG tCCTCGCTGTTGCACTCTAGGCCCAAATCAACTGTTGGAACTCCTGCATATATTGCTCCTGAGGTTCTTTCTCGCAGAGAGTATGATGGCAAG ATGGCTGATGTGTGGTCTTGTGGTGTGACTCTTTATGTGATGCTGGTGGGAGCATACCCATTTGAAGACCAACAGGATcccaaaaacttcaaaaaaacgATACAA AGAATAATGGCTGTCCAGTACAAGATCCCGGACTATGTCCATATCTCACAAGATTGCAAGCATCTCCTCTCCCGAATATTTGTCGCCAACTCAATCAAG AGGATTACTATAGCTGAAATCAAGAAACATCCATGGTTCCTAAAGAACCTTCCAAGGGAACTTACAGAGACAGCACAAGCTGCATACTTTAGGAAAGAAAACCCGACATTCTCTCTCCAGAGTGTCGAAGAGATTATGAAGATTGTTGAAGAGGCGAAAACTCCTGCTCCAGTCTCTCGATCCATAGGAGCATTTGGGTGGGGAGGAGTAGATCATGCTGAGGGCAAAGAGGAAGACGCAGAGGAAGAGGTTgaggaagtagaagaagacgacgaagacgaagaagatgagtaTGATAAGACGGTGAAGCAAGTGCATGCTAGCATGGGAGAAGTCCGAGTCAgttaa